Within Bacteroidota bacterium, the genomic segment TGAAAGCAGGGATATTTTTTGTAATCCCCATCATAATTGTTCTGATTATTTTTTTAAAAACGATAGGTATAATCACTCCGGTTTCACATATGATTGAAACGTTTATTGATCCTCAGAATAAAGTCCCATTTCTATCAACTTTAATATCTGTTTTCTTAATTCTTTTTATCTTTTTTATGGGCGGAATCCTGGAAAATCATTTTTCGGGAAGTAAAAAAATAATTTCATGGATAGAAAATAATGTTTTGTCATTGCTTCCTGCATACCAGCTAATTAAAGGTACTACCCAACAAAAAATAGGACTCGAAACAGCTGTAAATTTGAAAGTGGTTTTGGTTCCAACTGACGGCTGGGTTTTAGCTTTTCAGGTGGAAGAACTGGCAAATAATGAGGTTTTGGTTTTTATTCCAGCTTCACCAAATCCTTATGAAGGAAACCTGAATATTTTTCAAAAATCGGAAATTCGAAATACAAATCTTTTACCAAAAGATGCTTACACCATTTTTAAAAAAACCGGGATAGGAACACGAGGCATCTTCGATAAAAGCATTATCGATCCCCAAATAACAAGCTAATTTGAAAATTATAATACAAAATTTAATATAAGAAATATGGAAAAAGCACTTGATAAATTTGAAAAGATAATAAGCACGATACTTCTACTGGTAGCCATGTTTGTCGTAAGCTTTCAAACACTTGAACTTATCTGGGAATTGATAATTTCATTTAGTGCAAGAATTTTAGAAGTGGGGCTTGAATACCGGCCGGAATATACCCAAACTGTAGTGGTACTATTTTTTAGTATTCTGTTAACGCTTGAAATAATGGAAACCATAAAAGTTTACCGGCACAATCATCAGGCTAAAATCGAAATTATTCTAATTGTTGTTATGATTGCCATTTCCCGAAAAATTCTGGCCATGGATACACAGGAGGCACATGTGGAGGAGGAACTCGCTATCTCAGCATTAATAGTTGCATTTTCATTAAGTTATTTTTTAGTTCGAATAAGAAACAGGAAAAAAGTTTCAACAATAAAAAATGAACAGGACAAGTAAAAGCTTAAAAACAACATAGAAAATTTTGAAATGAAAAAAGGTGTAATTCTAACCATGGGCATGCTTATTTGTTCACTTGTTTTTTCGGATTCAAGAGGAGCTAATCAGGTATCAAGAACATTAACCACAGACTATTCAGAAAGTTTCCGTGAACAAAATCCTGTGTTAACGACAAAGAAATTAAATCCAAAAAATAGCCGCTTTGTAATTGAAGGAAAAAAAATAAGGCTAAAAAGAGGTGTTTCCAAGATTAAGTTAGACAAGAATAGCGCAACGAAATTAATTACCCAATATACAGGTAAAAATGTTGTTGGTGACATAAATGGTGATGGAGCCGATGATATGGCGATAATACTTTCTCAGCAGTCTGGTGGAAACGAGATACGCTATTACGCCTCTGTTATTAGCTCGGAGAAAGGAAAATACAAAAGTTCGAATACGGTATTCATAGGCGACAGGATTAATGTTTACTCCATTGCGCTTAACAACGGGAATATAATGATGGAATATGCAGATCTTCCAAAAGAAGATACGACTGTATTTGCCCCCACAGTGTTACTTTCAAAAATCCTGAAATTTGAATCAGGAGTATTATCCCAAAAACAAAACGAGATATCACTTTTTGGAAGGTCTTGGAAATGGGAAAAAACAATTATGAATAATGGCAAATCCACAGTTCCAAATAATGAAGATGCTTTCAGTTTATTTTTTAGCGACGATGGGAAAATATTCATTACAACCGATTGTAATACATTTTCAGGTATTCACAAAATATCGGATAATAAACTGACTTTAGGTCCGTTAAAATCAACCCGTAAATTTTGCGAAGAATCGCAGGAGGATATTTTTATAAAATCTTTAAATGAAGTAGATACCTGGTTTATAAATGAAAAACAACAACTTATTCTGCAATTAAAGTTTGATAGTGGTTCAATAATTTTCGGTTATAAATAAATTCTTATTTTTTCATAACCTAACAGGAATTCAGCGTTTTTTAAACATAATTAAAAAATGAACACAGGATAAAATTAAATTGACTTTTAAACAATTTAAAAGTATTTTTGTTAATGAAGTCAAATATCTTTAAAATGCCTATTCTTAAAACCCGGCTTTATAAACCAATTGTCAATAAAGACTATATCATCAGGGAACGGCTGGTAGTTTATTTAAATGATATAATTCATCAGCCACTAAGAATTGTTGTTGCCGGGGCGGGTTATGGTAAAAGTGTTACTGTAGGGCAATGGCTAAACCAATCGACATTAAAATATTGCTGGATTTCGCTGGAACAGGATTGTAACGATTTGCTTGTTTTTTTATCGTACCTGGCAGAAGCAGTTAATGCAGTTGTACCTGGAAAACTGATGTTGATAAGGGATATGTTGTCCGCAACAAATATGCCATCTCAAAAAGCAATTTCAGAAATTTTAATCAATGAACTTGAAAGCATTGATGAAGAAATCAATATTGTTTTGGATGATTATCATTTCATAAACAACAATCAGGTTCATGATTTAATAAATGATTTTTTACAATACCCATCCGGAAATATTAAATTAACCATTATTTCGCGTTTCGATCCTCCACTTAAATTAAACAAACTAATTACATACGATAGGTTAGGTGAGTTGCGGATGAAAGACCTAAAGTTAACGATTGATGAAATACAGGAATTATCTGGAAAAATGTTGGTTTCACCAGTCGACAATGAGATTGCTGAGAGGATATATGAGTTAACTGAAGGTTGGATTATCGGGGTTAAAATGCTGTTTCGGAATTATTCTAACCTTAACAATAAGGCGCATATATTTGTAGCCCTGGAAAAGAACAAAAATCAATTAATCGAATTTTTATTTGAACAATTTCTTTCACAATTTCCTGTTGATGTGCAGAAATGCATGATGGTTGCATCCTGTTTTAATCAATTTAATATAACGTTAATCAAATTACTTTGTCCCCGTTCAGTTGAAAATAATTTAACTAAGGATTTTGAACATTATTTTTTTTCTTCCACATTTATTATTCAATTGGATGATGGAAAAGAATGGTACCGTTTTCATCAACTTGTTCAGGAATTTTTACAGCAGGAATTAAAGAAAAATTTTACAAATAATGAAATTTCTGAATTTTATACAGTAGCAGGCAAATATTATGCGTCAAAAGGCTCGATTGAACAAGCATTGAATTGTTATCTGAAAGCTGGCGATGTTTCACTTGCAGTAAAACTCATTGAAGTTTTTTTTCATGATATAGTTGACAATGACCACCTTTACCGACTGAATAACTATATGAATCTATTGCCTGCAGGAATGATAGACAACCATGTTTTCTTATTGCTTGTCAGGGCTTTTCTTTGTGAAGCGAAGGCTGATTTTGTTTCAATGGCTATTGATTTGGAAACCGCATTACCACTATTGCCCAAATTAGATATAGGAAAAACCGAAACTGTAAATATCTGGGCAATTTATTATGTAGTTAAATCTATATATTCATTTTATAGTGGTGATTTAAATACATCATTAGAAAGCTCCCAAAAAGCATTGCAAATATTTGGTGCACACCCATTTTATTTTCGCGATTTGGCCCTTGCCTTTTACGCCTTCACCCTCCAATATAAAGGGAAAGGAGACGAAATAAGCGAATATCTGAAAAACGACTTGACAAAATGGCCTAATAATCAAAGAATTAACCTGATGCGAAATAAACTAATTCAGACAATGATTTATGTAATGCAGGGTAAAATTCATCTAATTAAAAATCCATTGCATTTGATAAAATCAATCAGCAATGAAGAAAGCTTATGGATTACAAATGTAATGGCAAACAACTACCTGGCTTGGGTTAATTATTTACAAAATAATCTGGATGAAGTAAGTGATTTTGTAAAATCGGGAGTCGAACATAGTTTTTCGGGACGTCCATTTTGGGTATTGCAAGTCTATTTTGTTGAGGGTTTTCGATTATTAGCGATGGAAAAGCATGCTGATTTGAATATTCTTAGTTTCCGAAATGCACGCTTATACCCGAAATTTTGAAATTGCTAAATTGAAAAATATTGTAACTACCTTCGAAATTGAAGTAGCGTTAAAAAGAAATAATCTTGAATTGGCAAAAAGCCTTATTCCCAAAGCTACTTTTGAACCCTTTCCAATATTTCACCTATTTTTTATCCCACAATTGACAAAGGTAAAACTCATGTTAAAAGCTGTTGACATTTATAGTCCGGAAGAAACTAAATTACAACTGGAACAACTTATTGAATTTGGCAAATTATCTTATCATACAACACTTTTAATTCAGACCTATCCACTTTTTGCTTTATGGCATCTTAAATTTGGCGATAAAAATGAAGCGCTTACTAACTTAAAAATCAGTATTGATTTAGCCAGGGAAACAGGAAATGTAAGAAACTTTCTGGATTTAGGCGAAGAGATGAGAATCCTCTTCAATAGATTAAGTCCGGAAGAAAAGGATGAGCCATTTGTAAAACAAATAATAAAAACCTTTAATTCTACAAAACAAAAAAGTATTAACAGCACTATTATAAATCAGAACAACGAAATTGATTTGGAAGCGATTGATGAACTTTCAGAAAAAGAACTGGAAATACTCCGTTTGGTTGCCATAGGATTTCAAAATAAGGAAATTGCTGACAAGGTATTCTTATCTCCCGCAACAATAAAAACCTATTTATACCGGATTTATGGAAAATTAGGTGTAAAAAACAGAATTAGTGCAGTTACCAAAACAAAGCAATTATATCCTACCCTTTTATCACAAAGAATTACATCTTAATAAAAAATCTTTTTTGTTTTTGAAAATGGGTTCCGCCTTGTGTTTTTTCATGTATGAATCATTTGGTTGTCATGCCGAATTCATTTCGGCATCTCTGCTTCGAACAACAGATTTCGACACCCAGCTTGACGGATACCTGGCAGGAATTTGCCAATGACAGATATTTGTAACATTCAGATATTTAGCAATATATTGCAATTGGTCAAAGATTGCTTTTCCACCTTTAGGTTGGTTCACAATTGCAAGAATGAATAACAAAGCAATCACTGTCATCAGCTCATTCTGTCTAATAAAATTTTGGTGAACTCCAGGAATGACTTGCCCTAAACTTGTCAACTTACTTATAATCAGCCGTCTGACAAAAAATGGTATTTCAAAATACCATTTTCATTTGTGTCTGTCAACTTATTGTCAACCAAAGTAGATTGATCCAAGCACGTTACTTGCCGAAATTTGTTTTAAAAATTTTGAAATCGAATTAATAAATTAGAATTGAATGGTAAAATTCGATGAGGAGCTAAATTACAAACTTGTTGTGCAGGGATCTGTTTTCCATGATTTGTTAGAGAACTACAAACATCACGTAATATCCACAAAAAAGGAAGGAAACGGAATTAGAACAGAAATTGAGGTTTCTGTAAAAGATCAGGCTCAGTTATGCGGGCTGCTTAATATGCTGTATGATTTTAGGTACACCATACTGAGTATAAAAATTTTGCAAAATATATTGGACTAATGCTACGGGTATCTGATGAAAAATAACTTCACTTTTTTAACTGTAAAGCAAAATAGAATACAGGAGTTCCAAAGAAATAAACTCCCATTTTATAGAACATTATAATCATTGATTATTAATAGATGCACATAACATTGGGTTCATTATGAAAGGCGGTAAGATTTATAAGAATGCCGTTAACGACAAAATTTTATTAATCATTGCTGTCCACTTAAAACAGATTGAGTAACAGCTGGTTACAAAAAGGTTCTTTGACATTTTGGGAGTATACGATTTTAAAAAGCTCATATACAGGTGTTTTGTCTAAAAGTGATATTCCTAAAACCTGTAGAATTTCGTAGGTTGATCGATCTATTTTTAATGAAGATCCTACGATAGCAATAAGGCAATAGGCAGTAATGCAGAATAGGTTTGATTCGCACTGCATTTTCTGTAGTCCCCCAGAAAGCCTTTATTTTCAAGTGCTGTTTTATCCATTTGCAAAAAGCTCTACTTGCCATCGATTTTTATACAGATAGGAAATCTCTTCTGCAGATAGGTCAAAGTTGTTTGACAGAAACACAAATGTTCTTTCTGTTTCTTTGTCAAAATACTTCACGCGACGAATTTTTTGTGGATAATCTTTTGAGATATAGTAGCCTGTAAGTTTGCCTATTTGATCGCTTTTCACGCCGTTTTCTTTGTTGCTTTTAATGGTGTACATTCTTTGGAAGCGAAGATTTGTTTTTGCCATTACAACAAAATAAGCTGAGTGCAGGGTAATTTTAAACAGTCTATAAAAATCCACATATGCCCGATCAAAAATGTAATAGGCTTCAGGCTCATAATCAAGCCTATCCATTGCATTGACATCATGTACGTTTGCTGGACTAATATGCACAAAAGCAGGTATTTGAGTAACTACGTCAAACAATGTGTTGATCTTAATCCCCGCTTTGTACTTTCTAAATTTGGCCCACCAAAACACGCTTAAACACAAGTCAATGGTAGTAGAGTCAAAAGCATATGCTTGTCCTTTAATAGCAAAGTCACTATTATGACGTTTTTCACGGTCAATGGCAACTAAATGATATGCAAAGGATTCAAATATCCTGCTGTCTCTTTTCTCATTTGCCTTGGCCAAATTGATCCTGGTTACACTTTTCCAAAGCCTAAATGATAGGTTTTAGC encodes:
- a CDS encoding META domain-containing protein, with the protein product MKKGVILTMGMLICSLVFSDSRGANQVSRTLTTDYSESFREQNPVLTTKKLNPKNSRFVIEGKKIRLKRGVSKIKLDKNSATKLITQYTGKNVVGDINGDGADDMAIILSQQSGGNEIRYYASVISSEKGKYKSSNTVFIGDRINVYSIALNNGNIMMEYADLPKEDTTVFAPTVLLSKILKFESGVLSQKQNEISLFGRSWKWEKTIMNNGKSTVPNNEDAFSLFFSDDGKIFITTDCNTFSGIHKISDNKLTLGPLKSTRKFCEESQEDIFIKSLNEVDTWFINEKQQLILQLKFDSGSIIFGYK
- a CDS encoding phosphate-starvation-inducible PsiE family protein; this encodes MEKALDKFEKIISTILLLVAMFVVSFQTLELIWELIISFSARILEVGLEYRPEYTQTVVVLFFSILLTLEIMETIKVYRHNHQAKIEIILIVVMIAISRKILAMDTQEAHVEEELAISALIVAFSLSYFLVRIRNRKKVSTIKNEQDK
- a CDS encoding LuxR C-terminal-related transcriptional regulator; amino-acid sequence: MKNIVTTFEIEVALKRNNLELAKSLIPKATFEPFPIFHLFFIPQLTKVKLMLKAVDIYSPEETKLQLEQLIEFGKLSYHTTLLIQTYPLFALWHLKFGDKNEALTNLKISIDLARETGNVRNFLDLGEEMRILFNRLSPEEKDEPFVKQIIKTFNSTKQKSINSTIINQNNEIDLEAIDELSEKELEILRLVAIGFQNKEIADKVFLSPATIKTYLYRIYGKLGVKNRISAVTKTKQLYPTLLSQRITS